The following proteins come from a genomic window of Methanocaldococcus sp.:
- the galU gene encoding UTP--glucose-1-phosphate uridylyltransferase GalU, producing MIKKAVIPVAGFGTRLLPITKAQPKEMLPVVNKPIVQYVVEDLVEAGIKNILFVTGKGKQAIENHFDINYELECKLKNSNKYDLLKAIKEIDNLGNIFYIRQKEQKGLGDAILYGKEFVGDEYFIAMVGDTIYSENIVKDLIKVHEKYGCSVIALERVPMEEVYKYGVIEGEEIDEGIYKIKNMVEKPNVEEAPSNLIITGAYLLSPKIFEKIRQTPPGKGGEIQITDALNLLLKEEEILGVEIKCKRYDIGDVLGWLKANVEIGSEKLPEFREFLKEFVKNL from the coding sequence ATGATAAAGAAAGCGGTAATACCAGTTGCAGGATTTGGAACTAGATTGTTGCCAATAACCAAAGCACAACCAAAAGAAATGCTACCAGTAGTTAATAAGCCTATCGTTCAGTATGTTGTTGAAGATTTAGTTGAGGCAGGAATAAAAAATATTTTATTTGTTACAGGGAAAGGAAAACAGGCAATAGAAAATCATTTTGATATAAATTATGAGTTAGAGTGCAAATTAAAAAATTCTAATAAATATGATCTTTTAAAGGCCATTAAAGAAATTGACAATTTAGGAAACATATTCTATATAAGACAGAAAGAGCAAAAAGGTTTAGGAGATGCTATTTTATATGGAAAAGAGTTTGTTGGAGATGAATACTTCATAGCAATGGTTGGAGATACAATTTACTCAGAAAATATTGTAAAGGATTTAATAAAAGTTCATGAGAAATATGGATGCTCAGTTATCGCGTTAGAAAGAGTTCCTATGGAAGAAGTTTATAAGTATGGGGTTATCGAAGGTGAAGAAATTGATGAGGGAATTTACAAAATAAAAAACATGGTTGAAAAGCCAAATGTAGAAGAGGCTCCTTCAAATTTAATTATAACTGGAGCCTATTTACTATCACCAAAGATATTTGAAAAGATAAGACAAACTCCTCCTGGAAAGGGTGGAGAAATACAAATTACTGATGCTTTAAATCTACTTTTAAAAGAGGAAGAAATTTTAGGGGTAGAGATTAAGTGTAAAAGATATGATATTGGAGATGTGTTAGGTTGGTTAAAGGCAAATGTAGAGATTGGCTCTGAGAAACTTCCAGAATTTAGAGAATTTTTAAAAGAGTTTGTTAAGAATTTATAG
- a CDS encoding EamA family transporter, with protein MDIAVILGLLVAIFYGVGTFFAKIVCEKNPLFQWIVVNIVGIILSIFIIIKYKVMITDQKIIMYAIISAILVVIGSLILYYALYKGKASIVVPISSIGPAITIILSILFLKESLTTTQMIGVFLILVGIILLSISK; from the coding sequence ATGGATATAGCCGTAATTTTAGGACTTTTAGTAGCGATATTTTATGGTGTTGGAACATTTTTTGCAAAAATTGTTTGTGAAAAAAATCCTCTATTCCAGTGGATTGTGGTAAATATAGTAGGAATTATTTTGTCAATTTTTATAATAATTAAATACAAGGTTATGATAACAGATCAAAAAATTATTATGTATGCTATAATATCTGCAATTTTAGTAGTTATCGGCTCATTAATTTTATATTACGCCTTATACAAAGGAAAAGCAAGTATTGTCGTCCCTATATCTTCCATAGGTCCTGCTATCACTATAATTTTATCAATATTATTTTTAAAAGAGTCATTAACAACAACTCAAATGATTGGTGTTTTCCTTATATTAGTTGGAATAATACTGCTAAGTATTTCAAAATAA